TGACGCGGCCAGAAAGTGGCTAACGGAGCTGATTGACCGCGTGGACGGCCTGCATCGGTTCCCGCGCCGGGGCAGAGTGATCCCCGAGATCGGCCGACCGGACTATCGGCAGATCCTACATCACCCCTACCGGGTCATCTACGTCGTTCGCGAAGGCCGTGTGGAGGTTCTGGCGGTCCGGCACCTGCGTCGCGACTGGTCGACGCTTTCGAGGTAGTCTCTTGGTTCTGTGAATTGA
This is a stretch of genomic DNA from Gemmatimonadaceae bacterium. It encodes these proteins:
- a CDS encoding type II toxin-antitoxin system RelE/ParE family toxin, with protein sequence MTWSPLAERQAEEAYEYIARDRPDAARKWLTELIDRVDGLHRFPRRGRVIPEIGRPDYRQILHHPYRVIYVVREGRVEVLAVRHLRRDWSTLSR